A genomic region of Phragmites australis chromosome 2, lpPhrAust1.1, whole genome shotgun sequence contains the following coding sequences:
- the LOC133910002 gene encoding homeobox-leucine zipper protein HOX3-like — protein MGATSPSGLELTMAVPGLSSSSGSEGFGCNGNGNGSNMRDLDMNQPASGGEEEEFPMGSVEEDEEERGPGAGVPHRPKKLRLSKEQSRLLEESFRLNHTLTPKQKEALAVKLKLRPRQVEVWFQNRRARTKLKQTEMECEYLRRCFGSLTEENRLLQREVEELRAMRVAPPTVLSPHTRQSLPASALTMCPRCERITAATGALVARNARPLAASPFHSGCPSAAF, from the exons ATGGGGGCCACTTCCCCTTCAGGCCTGGAGCTCACCATGGCTGTCCCCGGCCTTAGCTCCTCCTCTGGCTCAG AGGGGTTTGGGTGCAACGGCAACGGGAACGGGAGCAACATGAGGGACCTGGACATGAACCAGCCGGCtagcggcggcgaggaggaggagttcCCGATGGGCAGcgtggaggaggacgaggaggagcgcgGCCCCGGCGCCGGCGTGCCCCACCGTCCCAAGAAGCTGCGCCTCTCCAAGGAGCAGTCCCGCCTCCTGGAGGAGAGCTTCCGCCTCAACCATACCCTCACGCCG AAGCAAAAGGAGGCCCTGGCTGTCAAGCTCAAGCTGCGGCCCAGGCAGGTGGAGGTCTGGTTTCAGAACCGCAGGGCAAG GACCAAGCTGAAGCAGACGGAGATGGAGTGCGAGTACCTGAGGCGCTGCTTCGGTTCGTTGACCGAGGAGAACCGACTCCTCCAGCGGGAGGTCGAGGAGCTGCGCGCGATGCGGGTGGCCCCGCCCACCGTGCTCTCGCCGCACACCAGGCAGTCGCTCCCGGCGTCCGCGCTCACCATGTGCCCGCGCTGCGAGCGCATTACCGCGGCCACAGGCGCCCTCGTCGCGCGCAACGCTCGCCCGCTAGCAGCGTCCCCCTTCCACTCGGGCTGCCCCTCCGCGGCGTTTTAG